The Methanophagales archaeon genomic sequence CACCACGACATCTGCCACTTATACTTATACCTGTACCAGTACTATCCCCTGATACGTCTACTTTCAAATCGAACTCCTTAAAGACCAGAGATTCCGACTCAAAGAGGAAGAGCAACTCATCCAGCCAATCGAACATCAAGCTATAGAGGTCTTCTGATTTGATCTCTATTGTTCGCTCTTCAGTCTCTTCTATCTCTTCTATATCGGTCATAAAGCCATAGCAAGCAATAGCAGCATTGGCAAATAGCTCT encodes the following:
- a CDS encoding archease, which produces MEDREKDKYKYKYKQRIRYIEHPSDVGFEVYGTTLEELFANAAIACYGFMTDIEEIEETEERTIEIKSEDLYSLMFDWLDELLFLFESESLVFKEFDLKVDVSGDSTGTGISISGRCRGGKFDPYRHESGIIIKAVTYNMMEIKKNELWHARVVLDV